A stretch of the Bacteroidota bacterium genome encodes the following:
- a CDS encoding M20/M25/M40 family metallo-hydrolase, translating to MRTKITLATILFFATTTIAQTDSAVFKKIYNEALTNGKSYSNLNYLCKKIGGRLAGSPQAQQAVEWTFKAMKEAGADTVYLQECMVPHWVRGEKEIGKVISTGGKGIKEVPICALGNSVGTPAEGITAQVIEVNGIEELEKIGKEKITGKIVFFNKPMDPTNVETFRSYGGAVMQRWAGASEAVKFGAVAVVVRSVTMAQDDNPHTGSMGYKDSLNKIPACAISTNGANWLSSYLKTDKELTFYLKMNCKFLPEEKSYNVIGEIYGSEKKDEIITVGGHLDAWDNGEGAHDDGAGIVQSIEVIRIYKALGLKPKRTIRAVAFMNEENGLRGGKKYAEMAKLKNEKHTAAIESDAGGFSPRGFSNDVKPEQRKKLLTWAPLFLPYGVYDFDNDGGGADIGPLHDALGTPIFELMPDSQRYFDYHHTAIDTFETVNKRELELGGASMAALIWMISEYGL from the coding sequence ATGAGAACTAAAATTACACTCGCTACCATTTTATTCTTTGCAACAACAACAATCGCTCAAACCGATTCTGCTGTTTTCAAAAAAATATACAACGAAGCATTAACCAATGGAAAAAGTTATTCCAATCTCAATTACTTATGCAAAAAAATTGGCGGTCGATTAGCAGGTTCTCCGCAAGCTCAACAAGCAGTAGAATGGACTTTCAAAGCCATGAAAGAAGCAGGTGCGGACACTGTATACTTGCAAGAATGCATGGTTCCGCATTGGGTTCGTGGTGAAAAAGAAATTGGCAAAGTAATCTCTACAGGTGGAAAAGGAATCAAAGAAGTTCCTATTTGTGCATTGGGCAATTCTGTGGGTACTCCTGCTGAAGGAATCACTGCTCAAGTAATCGAAGTAAATGGAATTGAAGAATTAGAAAAAATCGGAAAAGAAAAAATTACCGGCAAAATCGTTTTCTTTAACAAACCAATGGATCCTACCAACGTTGAAACCTTCCGTTCGTATGGAGGAGCCGTAATGCAACGTTGGGCTGGCGCATCCGAAGCTGTAAAATTTGGAGCCGTAGCTGTTGTGGTGCGCTCCGTTACCATGGCACAAGACGACAACCCTCATACCGGTTCGATGGGATACAAAGATAGTTTGAACAAAATCCCGGCATGTGCCATCAGCACCAACGGTGCAAACTGGTTGAGTTCGTATTTAAAAACAGATAAAGAATTAACCTTTTATTTAAAGATGAACTGCAAATTTCTTCCGGAAGAAAAATCCTACAATGTGATTGGAGAAATTTATGGTTCTGAGAAAAAGGATGAAATTATCACAGTTGGTGGACATCTGGATGCTTGGGATAATGGCGAAGGAGCTCATGATGACGGAGCGGGAATTGTACAAAGTATTGAAGTAATTCGCATTTACAAGGCATTGGGTTTAAAACCCAAACGTACCATTCGTGCTGTTGCTTTCATGAATGAGGAAAACGGATTGCGTGGCGGAAAAAAATATGCTGAAATGGCAAAACTCAAAAACGAAAAACATACTGCAGCCATTGAGTCGGATGCTGGTGGATTTTCACCTCGTGGATTCAGCAATGATGTTAAACCTGAGCAACGCAAAAAATTATTAACCTGGGCACCGCTATTCTTGCCTTATGGTGTGTACGACTTCGACAATGATGGTGGCGGAGCAGATATCGGCCCTTTGCACGATGCACTCGGCACACCTATATTTGAATTGATGCCCGACTCACAGCGTTACTTCGATTATCACCATACTGCAATTGATACGTTT
- a CDS encoding DUF721 domain-containing protein yields the protein MSKHNEHSLKEVIDHLLKAYKLDDKLAERKLIASWESVMGVMIAKHTKDLYIKHKQLFVTLDSAALRNELSLAKTKIVKMLNDEVGTEVINDVILK from the coding sequence GTGAGCAAACACAACGAACATAGTTTAAAAGAAGTGATTGATCACTTACTCAAAGCCTATAAGCTGGACGACAAACTAGCCGAACGCAAACTGATTGCTTCCTGGGAAAGTGTTATGGGAGTAATGATTGCGAAGCATACCAAAGATTTATACATTAAACACAAACAACTTTTTGTCACGCTGGATTCCGCTGCTTTACGAAATGAACTTTCCTTGGCAAAAACTAAAATTGTAAAAATGCTGAACGATGAAGTGGGAACAGAAGTGATTAACGATGTAATATTAAAATAA
- a CDS encoding DNA replication/repair protein RecF, which produces MFLKKLSVLNFKNYPEAELSFSKQVNCLTGNNGEGKTNILDAIHYLSFCKSFFNPIDSQNILHNASFFMVQGIFEMPEQDDEIYCGLKRNQKKQFKRNKKEYSRLADHIGLYPLVMISPADSELITEGSESRRRFIDSVIAQFDRDYLERLISYNKVLSHRNALLKQFGDSRQFDKTSLEIWDMQLIEHGKSVHASRQNFIKNFVSTFQTYYELISGGKEKVNIQYISHLNENSFEEVLEKALNRDRAIEYTSVGIHKDDLEFTINDYPIKKFASQGQQKSFLIALKLAQFDFIKKIKNITPILLLDDIYDKLDDLRVKQLMEIVSSDKFGQLFITDTHPTRLADLFQSGDVDIKVFNIVNGNVSVTETINQQQITK; this is translated from the coding sequence ATGTTTTTAAAGAAGTTATCTGTCTTAAATTTTAAAAATTACCCCGAAGCCGAATTGAGCTTCAGCAAGCAGGTAAACTGCCTAACAGGCAATAATGGCGAGGGAAAGACCAATATTTTAGATGCCATTCACTATTTATCCTTCTGTAAGAGCTTTTTTAACCCCATTGATAGCCAAAATATCCTCCATAATGCCTCTTTTTTTATGGTTCAAGGGATTTTTGAGATGCCGGAACAAGACGATGAGATTTATTGCGGATTAAAACGCAACCAGAAAAAACAGTTCAAACGCAACAAAAAGGAATATTCCCGCCTAGCAGACCATATTGGCCTCTACCCGCTTGTGATGATTTCCCCTGCCGACTCAGAACTTATTACCGAAGGTAGCGAAAGTAGAAGAAGATTCATCGATAGTGTTATCGCTCAATTCGATAGAGATTACCTCGAACGTTTAATCAGCTATAACAAAGTCCTCTCTCACAGAAATGCATTGTTGAAGCAATTTGGCGATAGTCGGCAATTTGATAAAACCTCTTTGGAAATTTGGGATATGCAACTGATTGAACACGGGAAAAGTGTACATGCAAGTCGACAAAATTTCATCAAAAACTTTGTATCCACCTTTCAAACCTATTATGAACTTATTTCTGGAGGAAAAGAAAAGGTGAACATTCAATACATCTCCCATTTGAATGAAAACTCATTTGAAGAGGTATTGGAAAAAGCATTGAACCGCGACCGTGCAATTGAATATACTTCTGTTGGTATTCACAAAGATGATTTGGAATTTACCATCAATGATTACCCCATTAAAAAATTTGCATCACAAGGACAACAGAAATCATTTTTAATTGCACTTAAATTGGCACAGTTCGATTTTATCAAAAAAATAAAAAACATTACGCCTATTTTATTGCTTGATGATATCTATGATAAACTGGATGATTTACGTGTAAAACAACTGATGGAAATTGTCAGCAGCGATAAATTCGGACAATTATTCATTACCGACACCCACCCTACCCGATTGGCAGATTTGTTTCAATCCGGTGATGTAGATATAAAAGTGTTTAATATTGTCAATGGAAATGTTTCGGTGACAGAAACAATTAACCAACAACAAATAACTAAGTGA
- a CDS encoding tetratricopeptide repeat protein has product MAKQINDEPIVDVEQAFSKTELYIEQNKKSLGIIFVAIVALVGGYFAYKFWYVAGEETKARAEMFVAEDYFGKDSIDLAMNGDKNGSIGFIEIVENYGVTPSGNLAEYYLGMCYLKKGQYEEAIAHLEEFDGKDQIVAPLATAGIGDAHMELGRVDEAITFYLKAAEQNNNLFDSPICLKKAGLAYEEKQNYGDAVKIYERIKNEYAETTEGREMDKFIARAKVLGNL; this is encoded by the coding sequence ATGGCAAAACAAATTAATGACGAACCAATCGTTGACGTAGAACAAGCATTTAGTAAAACTGAACTTTATATTGAACAAAACAAGAAAAGTTTGGGGATTATATTTGTAGCAATAGTTGCCTTGGTGGGTGGATATTTTGCATATAAATTCTGGTATGTAGCAGGTGAAGAAACCAAAGCAAGAGCAGAAATGTTTGTTGCTGAAGATTATTTTGGAAAAGACTCTATTGATTTAGCGATGAATGGAGACAAAAATGGTTCTATTGGTTTTATAGAAATTGTTGAAAATTATGGAGTTACGCCTTCTGGAAATTTAGCAGAGTATTATTTAGGAATGTGTTACCTTAAAAAAGGACAATACGAAGAAGCAATTGCTCATTTAGAAGAATTTGATGGAAAAGATCAAATTGTTGCACCATTAGCTACTGCTGGAATTGGTGATGCGCATATGGAATTAGGAAGAGTGGATGAAGCCATTACATTTTATTTAAAGGCTGCAGAGCAAAACAATAACTTGTTTGATTCTCCTATCTGTTTGAAAAAAGCAGGTTTGGCATACGAGGAAAAACAAAATTATGGAGATGCAGTTAAAATTTACGAACGCATTAAAAACGAATATGCTGAAACTACTGAAGGAAGAGAAATGGATAAATTCATTGCTCGTGCAAAAGTGTTAGGCAATTTATAA
- a CDS encoding 6,7-dimethyl-8-ribityllumazine synthase, with product MSSANKNLSNFEGSEIPSGKGMRIGIVVAEWNIAITGALRDGAMNTLLKNGVAEKDIVLKYVPGSLELTMGAQFLCEDKTIDAVITLGCVIQGETRHFDFICDAVAHGVTTVSLKYNKPVIFGVLTPNTIQQAEDRAGGKHGNKGDEAAVTALKMIALKKELHF from the coding sequence ATGTCATCAGCAAATAAAAACTTATCAAATTTCGAAGGAAGTGAAATTCCATCCGGCAAAGGGATGCGTATCGGTATCGTGGTGGCTGAATGGAATATTGCCATTACCGGAGCTTTACGTGATGGGGCGATGAATACATTGCTGAAGAATGGAGTTGCCGAAAAAGATATTGTTTTGAAATATGTTCCAGGTAGTTTGGAACTAACCATGGGAGCGCAATTTTTATGTGAGGATAAAACTATTGATGCCGTGATTACTTTAGGTTGTGTTATTCAAGGGGAAACCCGTCATTTTGATTTTATCTGCGATGCAGTTGCACATGGTGTAACCACTGTGAGTTTGAAATACAATAAGCCGGTTATTTTTGGTGTTCTCACTCCAAATACGATTCAGCAAGCCGAAGATAGAGCTGGAGGTAAGCATGGCAATAAAGGCGATGAAGCAGCAGTAACGGCATTAAAAATGATTGCTCTGAAAAAAGAATTGCACTTTTAA
- a CDS encoding DUF2892 domain-containing protein, translating to MKKNIGKIDKAVRIFIGVAIILFGATNNSVWGILGIIPIITSQIGVCPIYSIIGISTNSKEQFVTKK from the coding sequence ATGAAAAAGAACATTGGAAAAATAGACAAAGCAGTACGAATTTTCATTGGTGTAGCCATTATCCTTTTCGGAGCTACAAATAATAGCGTTTGGGGGATTTTAGGAATAATTCCAATTATCACTTCACAAATTGGGGTTTGTCCGATTTACTCAATTATCGGAATCAGTACAAATTCAAAAGAGCAATTTGTTACAAAAAAGTAG
- a CDS encoding heavy metal translocating P-type ATPase metal-binding domain-containing protein — protein sequence MQLHYNIKEVGQHVHCYHCGEDCADTPIVFDEKEFCCDGCKLVYELLNENNLCTYYSLNANPGIHLKNAVPAERFLYLDDKEVNQKLIHFTEGDESRVIFYVPKMHCSSCIWLLENLQRINPGIHSSTVNFLKKEVAISFNNKEVLLSAIVDLLANIGYEPLISLNDLEKKKEKRVNKTEIIKIGIAGFCFGNIMMLSFPEYFSLGNFYDQNNLKQFFGIVNLVLSLPVFFYAASEFFISAWKGIQQKFLNIDLPIAFAIVVTFARSIYEIASGTGAGYLDSMTGIVFVMLVGRYFQNLTYDNLSFDRDYKSYFPISVSLILSGKEKSIPVSQLKKGNRILVRNNEIIPADSILKSDTTYIDYSFVTGESRPIKKVKGDLIYAGGRQLQAAVELEVEKEVSQSYLTGLWNKETTSTKESQSFIHVTSKYFTIVLFTIALSGFLYWSLTDVNRGLNALTAVLIVACPCALLLSATFTNGNLLRAFGKSKFYVKNALVAEKLAKIDTIVFDKTGTITHGSSVKFVGKQLSAEQQSIVATVTSNSLHPLSRKIYELFADTVKLTINDFKEIQGQGIQAEVGGKYIVFGSEYFVTGKRNTVASTTSNVFLSVDGIVLGYFTINSSYREGILELIHELDKTYEIHLISGDNDSERTALQKIIRNPKHLHFNQSPEDKLAYIRSLQDAGKKVIMLGDGLNDAGALLQSDIGISVSDDINNFSPSCDAILHGDSFRKLKGLLDFSKSGKNVILISFIMSILYNIVGISFAVQGDLSPVIAAILMPASSISIVLLTTLSTSFLAYKKGL from the coding sequence ATGCAATTGCATTACAATATAAAAGAAGTCGGTCAACATGTTCACTGCTACCATTGTGGTGAGGATTGTGCCGATACTCCAATTGTATTTGATGAAAAAGAGTTTTGTTGTGACGGTTGCAAATTGGTGTATGAGCTTTTAAATGAAAACAATCTTTGCACGTATTATTCTCTAAATGCAAATCCTGGCATTCACCTTAAAAATGCTGTTCCTGCCGAGCGTTTCTTATATTTAGATGACAAAGAGGTTAATCAAAAGTTGATTCATTTCACAGAAGGGGATGAGTCGCGCGTGATTTTTTATGTCCCTAAAATGCACTGCAGTTCTTGCATTTGGTTGTTGGAAAATCTCCAACGAATCAATCCGGGAATCCATAGTTCTACTGTAAATTTCCTGAAAAAAGAAGTTGCTATTTCATTCAATAATAAAGAAGTGCTATTGTCTGCTATTGTTGATTTATTAGCAAACATTGGTTATGAACCGTTAATTAGTTTAAACGATTTAGAGAAAAAGAAAGAAAAAAGAGTTAATAAAACTGAAATAATAAAAATTGGGATTGCCGGTTTCTGTTTCGGAAACATAATGATGTTAAGCTTTCCTGAGTATTTTTCACTTGGAAATTTCTATGATCAAAACAACTTAAAACAGTTTTTTGGAATTGTAAATTTGGTGCTTTCTCTTCCTGTATTTTTTTATGCAGCTTCCGAATTTTTTATTTCTGCTTGGAAAGGAATTCAACAAAAGTTCTTAAACATTGACCTTCCAATTGCATTTGCAATAGTAGTCACCTTTGCAAGAAGCATCTATGAGATTGCTAGTGGAACGGGTGCGGGATATTTGGATTCAATGACCGGAATAGTGTTTGTTATGTTGGTTGGTCGCTACTTTCAAAATCTTACCTACGATAATTTATCATTTGATCGGGATTATAAATCTTACTTTCCGATATCTGTATCTTTAATACTATCCGGAAAGGAAAAAAGCATTCCCGTTTCTCAGTTAAAAAAAGGAAATCGAATTTTGGTTCGGAATAATGAGATTATCCCCGCTGATTCCATATTAAAAAGTGATACAACGTACATCGATTATAGTTTTGTAACCGGTGAATCCCGTCCGATAAAAAAAGTAAAAGGGGACTTGATTTATGCAGGAGGTCGCCAATTACAAGCGGCAGTTGAATTGGAAGTGGAGAAAGAAGTTTCTCAAAGTTATTTAACTGGTTTGTGGAATAAAGAAACAACCAGTACGAAAGAATCACAATCCTTTATTCATGTAACGAGTAAGTACTTTACAATCGTGCTTTTTACGATAGCACTTTCTGGATTTTTATATTGGTCCTTAACGGATGTCAACAGAGGGCTAAATGCGCTTACTGCTGTTTTAATTGTTGCTTGCCCATGTGCATTATTGCTATCAGCAACGTTCACCAATGGTAATCTATTGAGAGCATTTGGGAAAAGTAAGTTCTACGTTAAGAATGCTTTGGTGGCTGAAAAACTTGCAAAAATTGACACAATAGTTTTTGATAAAACCGGTACTATTACGCATGGTTCATCCGTGAAATTTGTCGGCAAGCAATTGTCAGCGGAGCAGCAATCCATCGTTGCTACAGTCACATCGAATTCGTTACATCCTTTAAGCAGAAAAATTTATGAGCTTTTTGCCGATACTGTAAAATTAACAATCAACGATTTTAAAGAAATACAAGGCCAAGGAATTCAAGCTGAAGTGGGAGGGAAGTATATAGTTTTTGGTTCTGAATATTTTGTAACTGGTAAAAGAAATACGGTTGCCTCTACAACAAGCAATGTTTTTTTATCTGTTGATGGAATTGTATTAGGTTATTTTACAATCAATAGTTCGTATCGTGAAGGTATTTTAGAATTGATACATGAATTGGATAAGACCTATGAAATACATCTGATTTCTGGTGATAACGATTCGGAAAGAACTGCATTACAAAAAATCATTCGTAATCCGAAACACTTACATTTTAATCAAAGTCCGGAAGATAAACTTGCTTATATCCGGTCCTTGCAAGATGCAGGGAAAAAAGTAATCATGTTGGGCGATGGATTAAATGATGCCGGAGCATTGTTGCAGAGTGATATCGGGATTTCAGTTTCGGATGACATTAACAATTTTTCGCCATCCTGTGATGCTATATTGCACGGAGATTCTTTCCGTAAATTGAAAGGGTTGCTTGATTTTTCGAAGAGCGGTAAAAATGTTATTCTGATCAGTTTTATCATGTCGATTTTATACAATATTGTCGGTATTTCATTTGCTGTTCAGGGTGATTTATCACCCGTGATTGCTGCAATATTAATGCCCGCGAGTTCTATTTCAATTGTTTTGCTGACGACATTGTCAACAAGTTTTTTAGCATATAAAAAAGGACTTTGA
- the ccoS gene encoding cbb3-type cytochrome oxidase assembly protein CcoS: protein MSALFVLICISIIVALLFLVAFIWSVRSGQYDDDYTPSVRMLFDNEIPTKEKKSIKNQ, encoded by the coding sequence ATGAGTGCGCTATTTGTTTTAATCTGTATAAGTATCATCGTTGCTCTGCTTTTTTTAGTAGCGTTTATTTGGAGCGTGAGAAGCGGACAATATGATGATGATTATACGCCTTCCGTAAGAATGTTATTCGATAATGAAATTCCAACAAAAGAAAAAAAATCAATAAAAAATCAATAG
- the ccoN gene encoding cytochrome-c oxidase, cbb3-type subunit I, with protein sequence MNVEKFSYDNKIVKHFAFATIIWGLVGMLVGLWVSLQMIYPTLNILPQTSFGRLRPLHTNAVIFAFVGNGIFMGVYYSLQRLCKARMFSDTLSKIHFWAWQLIIVAAALTLPFGITTGKEYAELEWPIDIAITLVWVVFGWNMFGTIIKRRERHLYVGIWFYIATFVTVAVLHIVNSFELPVSMFKSYSWYAGVQDALVQWWYGHNAVAFFLTTPYLGLMYYFIPKAAERPVYSYRLSIIHFWALIFLYIWAGPHHLLYTALPDWAQSLGVVFSIMLIAPSWGGMINGLLTLRGAWDKVRESVVLKFMVVAVTAYGMATFEGPMLSLKKVNAVAHFTDWIVAHVHVGALGWNGFLTFGILYWLIPKIFRTNLYSTKLANWHFWLGSLGILFYAVPLYWAGFTQYLMWQEFTPEGFLKYTNFLETVTQLRSMYMMRSLGGTMYLIGFIIMAYNIFKTVKIGSFLANEDAEAPALVKNEGAHTGEHWHRWIERRPITLMIVSLVVVLIGGIMEMVPTFLVKSNIPTIASVKPYTPLELQGRDIYVREGCYTCHSQMVRPLRFETERYGEYSKAGEFVYDHPFQWGSKRTGPDLARLNNKYPDSWHYNHMLDPTTMSPGSIMPTYAFMLDDAIDTASTPAKIRAMMKLGVPYPKGYDKIANADLIKQADQITASLKKDKIESLNDREIIAMIAYLQRLGKDIKAENAKSTTK encoded by the coding sequence ATGAATGTAGAAAAATTTTCGTACGACAATAAGATTGTAAAACATTTTGCTTTTGCAACAATAATATGGGGTTTGGTGGGAATGTTGGTCGGTTTGTGGGTATCACTCCAAATGATTTATCCCACATTGAATATTCTTCCACAAACATCGTTCGGACGATTAAGACCATTACATACGAATGCGGTTATTTTTGCATTTGTCGGTAATGGTATTTTTATGGGCGTTTATTACTCATTACAGCGGTTATGTAAAGCCCGAATGTTTAGTGATACGTTGAGTAAAATTCACTTTTGGGCGTGGCAATTAATCATTGTTGCTGCGGCACTAACTCTTCCATTTGGTATTACAACAGGTAAAGAATATGCAGAGTTGGAATGGCCAATCGACATCGCTATCACATTAGTTTGGGTAGTTTTTGGATGGAATATGTTCGGAACAATCATCAAAAGAAGAGAGCGTCATTTATATGTTGGTATTTGGTTTTATATCGCAACATTTGTTACGGTAGCGGTTTTACACATTGTAAATTCATTTGAATTACCGGTTTCCATGTTTAAAAGTTATTCATGGTATGCGGGTGTTCAAGATGCCTTGGTGCAGTGGTGGTATGGTCACAATGCGGTTGCGTTTTTCTTAACTACTCCTTACTTAGGTTTAATGTATTATTTTATTCCTAAAGCAGCTGAACGTCCAGTTTATTCTTACCGATTATCTATCATTCACTTTTGGGCCTTGATTTTCTTATACATCTGGGCTGGTCCTCACCACTTATTGTATACTGCTTTACCTGATTGGGCACAATCGTTAGGTGTTGTATTTTCCATTATGTTGATTGCTCCATCTTGGGGTGGAATGATCAATGGTTTGTTGACCTTAAGAGGTGCATGGGATAAAGTTCGTGAGAGTGTGGTTTTGAAATTTATGGTGGTTGCCGTAACAGCATATGGTATGGCAACTTTTGAAGGTCCAATGCTTTCGTTGAAGAAAGTAAATGCGGTAGCGCATTTTACAGATTGGATTGTTGCACACGTTCACGTTGGTGCTCTAGGTTGGAATGGATTCTTAACATTCGGTATTTTATATTGGTTAATTCCGAAAATATTCAGAACCAATCTATACTCTACAAAATTAGCAAACTGGCATTTCTGGTTAGGTTCATTAGGTATCTTGTTTTATGCGGTACCATTATATTGGGCGGGGTTCACACAATATTTGATGTGGCAAGAATTTACTCCTGAAGGATTTTTGAAGTACACGAATTTCCTTGAAACTGTAACTCAACTTCGCTCGATGTACATGATGCGTTCATTAGGTGGAACGATGTATTTGATTGGTTTTATTATAATGGCATATAATATTTTCAAAACAGTGAAAATAGGTTCATTCCTTGCGAATGAAGATGCTGAAGCACCAGCATTGGTTAAAAATGAAGGAGCACATACTGGAGAACACTGGCACCGTTGGATTGAACGTAGACCAATCACATTAATGATTGTGAGTCTAGTGGTTGTGTTAATTGGTGGTATTATGGAAATGGTGCCTACGTTTTTAGTAAAATCAAATATTCCAACTATTGCGAGCGTGAAACCATATACACCTTTGGAATTACAAGGTAGAGACATATATGTTAGAGAAGGTTGTTATACCTGTCACTCACAAATGGTTCGTCCTTTGCGTTTTGAAACAGAACGTTACGGTGAATACTCTAAAGCAGGCGAATTTGTATATGATCATCCATTCCAATGGGGTTCAAAACGTACCGGTCCGGATTTGGCGCGATTGAATAATAAGTATCCTGATTCATGGCATTATAATCATATGCTGGATCCTACCACGATGTCACCGGGTTCTATCATGCCAACGTATGCTTTTATGTTGGATGATGCAATCGATACCGCTTCTACACCTGCAAAGATTAGAGCGATGATGAAGCTGGGTGTCCCTTATCCGAAGGGGTATGATAAGATTGCGAATGCGGACTTAATTAAACAAGCAGATCAAATTACTGCAAGTCTTAAAAAGGATAAAATTGAATCGTTAAATGATAGAGAAATCATTGCAATGATTGCCTACTTACAACGCTTAGGTAAAGATATTAAAGCGGAAAATGCTAAATCAACAACTAAATAA
- a CDS encoding c-type cytochrome, which translates to MKNIIFNNTSGNSKSIVKYILTGVMLLFTMGVFAHSNVKEYNYNTISLFSNSLFLAMLFIVVLLLVIIVVLTDVLRNVAAASMKREKEKKSTTTIVSVAILTFFLVSNTSQAQDVFHAPLADAAYGGLSRTVFYFMSCIIVFELVVFLVLINAIRIFVKQEEVASASVAEKIAVPEVSLLEKFNASVSLEKEQDILMDHDYDGIKELDNDLPPWWKYGFYATIVFAFVYLVHYHVTSTGDLQLAEYNKSVTVANESKEAYQKLMSDNVTENNVKLITDKHELEEAGKLYKINCAACHGQLGEGGVGPNFTDAYWLHGGSVKDVFVSIKYGWPDKGMKSWQADLSPAKMSELASYIKTLVGTNPPNQKEKQGELYVEGGVVSDSLVADSTVILLPSIDSTKAVTK; encoded by the coding sequence ATGAAAAATATCATTTTCAATAATACTTCAGGAAACAGTAAGTCGATTGTAAAATACATACTTACAGGAGTGATGCTACTTTTTACTATGGGTGTATTTGCACACTCGAATGTGAAAGAATATAACTACAATACAATATCGTTGTTTTCGAATTCATTGTTCTTGGCAATGTTGTTTATCGTAGTTCTTCTGTTAGTTATAATTGTCGTTCTAACTGATGTTCTTCGAAATGTTGCTGCTGCTTCGATGAAAAGAGAGAAAGAAAAAAAGAGTACAACTACAATTGTATCAGTAGCAATTTTAACTTTTTTTTTGGTGAGCAATACGTCTCAAGCCCAGGATGTTTTTCATGCACCTTTGGCGGATGCAGCGTATGGTGGTTTGAGTCGCACAGTGTTTTATTTTATGTCGTGTATTATCGTATTTGAATTAGTTGTTTTTCTTGTTTTAATTAATGCAATTCGAATATTCGTTAAACAAGAGGAGGTTGCAAGTGCATCTGTTGCAGAAAAAATAGCGGTGCCGGAAGTTTCCTTGTTAGAGAAGTTTAACGCTTCTGTGTCTCTTGAAAAAGAACAAGATATCTTAATGGATCACGATTATGATGGTATTAAAGAACTTGATAACGATCTTCCACCATGGTGGAAATATGGTTTTTATGCAACTATTGTTTTTGCATTTGTCTATTTAGTGCATTACCATGTTACTTCTACCGGTGATTTACAATTAGCAGAATACAATAAATCTGTTACCGTGGCTAATGAATCTAAAGAAGCGTATCAGAAATTGATGTCTGACAACGTTACTGAAAACAATGTTAAGTTGATTACTGATAAACATGAATTGGAGGAAGCCGGAAAATTGTATAAAATAAATTGTGCTGCTTGTCATGGTCAATTGGGTGAAGGCGGTGTAGGACCCAATTTTACAGACGCGTATTGGTTACATGGTGGTAGTGTCAAAGATGTATTCGTTTCTATCAAATACGGTTGGCCTGATAAAGGAATGAAATCATGGCAGGCAGATTTATCGCCAGCTAAGATGAGTGAATTGGCGAGTTATATAAAAACATTGGTTGGTACAAATCCTCCAAATCAAAAAGAAAAACAAGGCGAATTGTATGTAGAAGGTGGTGTTGTTTCTGATTCACTTGTTGCGGATAGTACTGTAATACTCCTTCCGAGCATCGATAGCACAAAGGCTGTAACAAAATAG